In one Lolium rigidum isolate FL_2022 chromosome 3, APGP_CSIRO_Lrig_0.1, whole genome shotgun sequence genomic region, the following are encoded:
- the LOC124704345 gene encoding uncharacterized protein LOC124704345 gives MAAPFFSTPFQPYVYQSQEGSVTAFQISGGDVQVLQVMVKSQEKLTAKPGTMCYMSGNIQMDNNYLPENDGGVWQWMFGKSITSTVFFNPGPDDGYVGISAPFPGRILPIDLANFGGELLSQADAFLCSVNDVSVTSTLDQRPRNIEIGAEMILKHKLRGQGMVFLVGGGAVMQKILAPREVITVDAGCIVAMTTTINFQLKNPTQLRRAVFGGDNQLRASLTGPGVVFIQSLPFNRLSQRIASRSVAAPSLRDNPKFFIQIVMFFFLAYVMIVSSIILTDV, from the exons atggccgcgcccttctTCTCAACGCCCTTCCAGCCGTATGTCTACCAG AGCCAAGAGGGATCTGTGACGGCGTTTCAGATATCCGGCGGAGATGTGCAGGTCCTGCAG GTGATGGTGAAGTCACAGGAGAAGTTGACTGCGAAACCCG GTACAATGTGTTACATGTCCGGGAACATCCAGATGGACAATAATTACTTACCTGAAAACGATGGAGGCGTGTGGCAGTGGATGTTTGGAAAAAGTATAACCAGCACTGTTTTCTTCAATCCTGGCCCTGATGATGGATATGTTGGGATTTCTGCGCCATTCCCTGGGAGGATACTGCCT ATAGATCTAGCGAACTTTGGTGGAGAACTTCTTAGCCAG GCAGATGCTTTTCTCTGCTCGGTCAATGACGTGTCAGTCACAAGTACACTTGATCAGAGGCCGCGCAACATTGAAATTGGTGCAGAG ATGATACTCAAACACAAACTTAGGGGTCAAGGGATGGTCTTTCTTGTCGGTGGTGGAGCAG TAATGCAGAAAATTCTTGCTCCCCGGGAGGTAATTACTGTTGATGCTGGTTGTATTGTGGCTATGACAACCACCATCAACTTTCAGTTAAAGAACCCTACCCAACTGAGAAGAGCAGTCTTCGGG GGCGACAACCAGCTGAGAGCATCTCTCACAGGACCCGGTGTCGTTTTCATTCAGAGCCTACCCTTCAATCGGCTCTCACAGCGCATCGCGAG TAGATCGGTGGCGGCCCCAAGTTTGAGAGACAACCCCAAGTTCTTCATCCAGATCGTCATGTTCTTCTTCCTCGCATATGTGATGATTGTATCGTCAATAATTCTGACAGATGTTTAG